The Malus domestica chromosome 10, GDT2T_hap1 genome contains a region encoding:
- the LOC139188737 gene encoding uncharacterized protein produces MVDEALRRDMTNISRSLFTDEIEQAEPPRKFSMPHFTSFKGDGDPERHLKHYRSAMVLYRNNDALMCKIFATTLQGEAQDWFHTLPARSIQNFDDLSLVFTKEYSSYRSIKKKSDHLFNVKKNPKESLRDYVKRFKAEKAKIVGCDNSIASAAFQKGLSADHPLFGEMIMKEDLTLADSFALAEKHALWDEARQAEKAPEQPRKELAAAQKKDEKQPNKGRQEVKRRDRPTTKEGPMTNNYSKFSIPIHQILRDVKNEPWNADGDEEPPTKTIRINGIFAESEHLGATNNSKKRKIQQALLISQVQAVDTQPGPIIGFTEQDAEGVDFPHDDALVVSVKLAHAIVDMMMVDNGSAVNLLQLSVIQKMGLESTIIRRAEVLTGFNGHTSTAIGHITLEVKTPPVVSKQTFIIVNDPSPYNGILGRPWLIKLDAVTSVKYQKIRFRIPGGGVGEIKSDQQVDREDGAQADKIGWKPEEDVEDIILDPQQLEKTAKIGSRLNPDEKEELTIFLTKNRDIFAWSPSDMPGIDPKVACHKLHVDPTAKPVIQKRRHFAPERVAIIEVEIDKLLKAGFIEEVAHSAWR; encoded by the exons ATGGTTGATGAAGCACTAAGGCGAgatatgaccaacataagcaggtcacttttcacggatgagatcgagcaggcagagcctccgcgcaagtttagcatgccgcacttcacatctttcaaaggagacGGAGATCCCGAAAGACACTTGAAGCATTACCGAAGTGCGATGGTCCTTTATCGGAATAATGATGcccttatgtgcaaaatattcgctactactttacaaggcgaggcacaagattggtttcatACCTTGCCGGCACGATCCATCCagaattttgatgatctttccttggttttcaccaaagaatactcatcttaccgttcgatcaagaaaaagtccgaTCACCTGTTCAAcgtaaagaaaaacccaaaagagtcaCTTCGCGATTACGTGAAGAGATTCAAGGCAGAGAAGGCGAAGATCGTCGGATGCGACAACTCGATAGCaagtgcagccttccaaaaaggactatcagcagaccacccactgtttggagaaatgatcatgaaagaagacctaACTCTAGCAGATTCCTTTGCTCTGGcggagaagcatgcactttgggacgaggctcgacAAGCAGAAAAGGCTCCCGAACAGCCTCGAAAAGAGTTAGCAGCTGCTCAAAAGAAAGATGAAAAGCAACCCAACAAGGGCAGGCAGGAGGTCAAGCGCAGGGACCGACCCACGACTAAAGAAGGCCCGATGACCAACAACTATTCTAAGTTCTCAAttccgattcatcaaatccttcgAGACGTCAAGAAtgaaccatg GAATGCAGACGGAGATGAGGAGCCACCAACTAAGACGATTCGAATCAATGGCATTTTCGCTGAATCCGAACACTTGGGGGCTACTAATAACTCCAAAAAGAGGAAAATCCAGCAGGCTTTACTAATCTCACAAGTTCAAGCAGTCGATACCCAACCTGGACCTATCATTGGCTTCACGGAGCAGGATGCAGAAGGAGTCGACTTCCCACACGACGATGCGTTAGTAGTATCTGTCAAACTAGCCCATGCTATAGTCGACATgatgatggttgacaatggaagtgcagtcaacctacttcaactttcggtcattcagaagatgggcctggaaagTACAATCATACGACGGGCAGAGGTACTTACTGGATTCAACGGACACACCTCAACTGCCATCGGCCATATCACACTTGAAGTAAAAACACCACCAGTCGTCTCAAAGCAAACATTCATAATCGTAAATGACCCAtctccctacaatgggattcttgggagaCCTTGGTTGATCAAGCTGGATGCCGTCACTTCCGTCAAATATCAAAAAATCCGATTTCGCATCCCAGGAGGAGGAGTCGGAGAGATCAAGTCTGACCAG caaGTGGATCGAGAAGATGGCGCCCAAGCAGACAagataggatggaaacccgaagaggacgttgaagacatcattcttgatccccagcAGCTGGAAAAGACGGCTAAAATTGGCTCACGACTAAACCCAgatgagaaggaagaactcacaaTTTTCCTTACGAAAAACCGAGATATCTTCGCATGGTCACCATCCGACATGCCCGGTATTGATCCCAAAGTGGCCTGCCACAAGCTGCACGTCGATCCAACTGCCAAACCGGTAATTCAAAAAAGAAGACATTTCGCACCCGAACGAGTAGCGATCATCGAGGTAGAAATTGACAAACTATTGAAGGCCGGattcatagaagaggtagcGCATTCGGCATGGCGCTAA